The proteins below come from a single Oribacterium sp. oral taxon 102 genomic window:
- a CDS encoding SHOCT domain-containing protein, giving the protein MQEETKAVLQATDIASHLKAAPISSIEIQQDYDYFMAQRASEALLSAGLISLVEFNKLTQLNRDTFSPMFVEIMPRIT; this is encoded by the coding sequence ATGCAGGAAGAAACAAAAGCAGTATTACAGGCAACGGATATCGCTTCTCATCTAAAGGCCGCACCGATATCATCCATCGAAATTCAACAGGATTACGACTACTTCATGGCCCAAAGAGCCAGCGAAGCGCTGCTCTCCGCTGGACTTATTTCCTTGGTGGAATTCAACAAATTGACGCAGCTAAACCGCGATACATTCTCTCCGATGTTCGTCGAGATTATGCCCAGAATCACTTGA
- a CDS encoding transposase → MAKGTVYTQQFKEDAVRYKKEHPELSYQAAASNLNVSISALKSWIKKAKENDGEVPTRGAGNYSSDEAKEIARLQRELRDTKDALEVLKKAIGILGN, encoded by the coding sequence ATGGCAAAAGGAACGGTATATACCCAACAATTCAAGGAGGATGCAGTTCGCTACAAAAAGGAGCATCCGGAACTATCTTACCAGGCAGCAGCCAGTAATCTCAATGTCAGTATTTCTGCGTTAAAGTCCTGGATCAAGAAGGCAAAGGAGAACGATGGTGAGGTCCCAACCCGCGGAGCCGGCAATTATTCCAGCGACGAGGCAAAGGAAATCGCCAGGCTTCAGCGAGAATTACGAGATACAAAGGACGCACTTGAAGTATTAAAAAAAGCCATCGGTATCCTGGGAAACTGA
- a CDS encoding virulence RhuM family protein has protein sequence MAKKKDEITIRSSAAEYLTYVASVGDQQDSIEMRYEDENIWLTQKMMASLYDVDVRTINYHVKKIFSDSELQEDSVIRKFRITAADGKSYSTNHYSLEMIIAVGFKVNSERAVQFRKWVNQIAKDYTIKGWVMDDERLKRGTYLTEKYFDEQLERIREIRASERKFYQKITDLYATAIDYDKNSATTRRFYATVQNKMHYAVHGHTAAELIVERADHTKEHMGLTTWADAPEGKIKKSDVTVAKNYLSQDEMKQLNRMVTAYLDFAENMTLRHIPLTMQDWEKRLNSFIEMFDYGILQDAGKVSAEIAKLHAETEFEKYRVIQDRLFMSDFDKYLLELEENTKK, from the coding sequence TTGGCAAAGAAAAAAGATGAAATAACCATCCGCTCCAGCGCGGCGGAATATCTGACCTATGTTGCCTCAGTGGGAGATCAGCAGGACAGCATTGAGATGCGCTACGAGGATGAAAATATATGGCTGACACAGAAGATGATGGCCTCTTTGTATGATGTGGATGTTCGGACCATAAACTATCATGTCAAGAAAATATTCAGTGATAGTGAGTTGCAGGAGGATTCAGTTATCCGAAAATTTCGGATAACTGCCGCAGATGGAAAAAGCTATAGCACAAATCACTACTCCCTGGAGATGATCATTGCCGTAGGGTTCAAGGTCAATTCCGAGCGGGCCGTACAGTTCCGTAAATGGGTAAACCAGATCGCCAAGGACTACACCATCAAAGGCTGGGTCATGGATGATGAACGGCTGAAACGAGGAACGTATCTGACAGAAAAGTATTTCGATGAGCAATTAGAGCGCATTCGAGAGATTCGTGCCAGCGAAAGAAAGTTCTATCAGAAGATCACTGACTTGTATGCGACAGCCATTGACTATGATAAAAATTCTGCAACGACGAGAAGATTCTATGCGACCGTTCAGAATAAAATGCATTACGCAGTGCATGGGCATACAGCAGCTGAGCTGATCGTGGAAAGAGCCGATCACACAAAAGAGCATATGGGATTAACCACCTGGGCAGATGCACCGGAAGGAAAGATTAAGAAAAGCGATGTTACAGTTGCTAAGAATTATCTAAGCCAGGATGAAATGAAGCAGCTGAATCGTATGGTTACGGCATATTTGGATTTTGCTGAAAACATGACATTGCGGCATATTCCACTTACGATGCAGGATTGGGAGAAAAGACTCAACAGCTTCATCGAAATGTTTGATTATGGCATTTTACAGGACGCAGGCAAGGTGTCCGCAGAAATTGCAAAGCTTCATGCTGAGACAGAATTTGAAAAATACCGTGTGATTCAGGATAGATTGTTCATGTCTGATTTTGATAAGTATCTGCTGGAATTGGAAGAAAACACAAAGAAATAA
- a CDS encoding recombinase family protein, with protein MAAYCRVSTDSDAQLESLDAQKEHYKNYITSRDDWTFAGLYFDEGITGTKADKRPMLLRLIEDCKAKKIDFVITKSISRLSRNTTDCLEIVRTLLSLDIPIYFEKENINTGSMESELFLSILSSMAEGESASISENNKWSIKKRFLDGTYKLGYMPYGYCWKDGEILVNPEQAEIVKRIFRELLSGKGTEAIAKELNQKQVPTKKGGRWTSTSIRDIIRNEKYTGDCIFQKTYTDSNFNRHKNDSHLDQYYVPDHHEAIISHEDFEAAAALIEQRASEKGIKKGNAKYQQRYAFSSKIICAECGNTFRRRIHSSTYGKYAAWVCNTHLEDTSRCSMLYIRDDDLKLAFTTMINKLVYCHKLVLKPYLKALQENSGDASLLNIQQLEILLEQNTEQRETLHKLMGQGYIDQILYTQENNALLSQAGEYRNKIELLNRSQSLDATKVYETERLLHFCEHGEMQLEYSEELFELFVDHIEVYSRQKIGFALHCGLILKEMI; from the coding sequence GTGGCTGCTTACTGCCGCGTTTCCACAGATTCTGATGCACAGCTCGAAAGTCTGGATGCACAGAAAGAGCACTATAAAAACTACATCACCTCCCGTGATGACTGGACCTTTGCAGGGCTCTACTTTGACGAAGGTATCACCGGCACCAAGGCGGATAAAAGGCCAATGCTCCTGCGACTAATCGAAGATTGTAAAGCAAAAAAAATTGACTTTGTAATCACCAAGTCCATCAGCCGCCTCTCCCGAAATACTACAGACTGCTTGGAGATAGTAAGAACGCTTCTGTCACTGGATATTCCGATCTATTTCGAGAAGGAAAATATCAACACCGGCTCGATGGAAAGTGAACTGTTTCTTTCCATCCTAAGCTCTATGGCCGAAGGCGAATCTGCTTCGATTTCCGAAAATAACAAGTGGAGTATTAAGAAACGCTTCCTGGATGGAACCTATAAGCTCGGCTATATGCCTTACGGCTACTGCTGGAAGGATGGAGAAATCCTGGTGAATCCTGAGCAGGCTGAAATTGTAAAGCGCATCTTTCGAGAGCTTCTTTCCGGGAAAGGCACGGAGGCCATTGCCAAGGAGCTGAACCAGAAACAGGTTCCAACCAAGAAGGGCGGCCGCTGGACCTCTACCAGCATTCGCGACATCATCAGGAATGAAAAATACACCGGTGACTGCATTTTCCAGAAAACCTATACCGACAGCAATTTTAATCGCCACAAGAACGACAGCCACCTCGATCAGTACTATGTGCCAGATCACCACGAAGCAATTATCAGCCATGAGGATTTTGAAGCCGCAGCAGCCTTGATTGAACAACGGGCAAGTGAGAAAGGCATCAAGAAGGGAAATGCTAAGTATCAACAGCGCTATGCCTTTTCCAGCAAGATTATCTGCGCCGAATGCGGGAATACCTTCCGTAGGAGAATCCATTCCAGCACCTACGGGAAATACGCAGCCTGGGTGTGCAACACTCACCTGGAAGACACCAGCAGGTGCTCTATGCTTTATATCCGTGATGATGATTTGAAGCTGGCATTTACCACGATGATCAATAAGCTGGTCTACTGCCACAAGCTGGTCTTGAAGCCTTATTTGAAAGCGCTACAGGAAAACAGCGGAGATGCATCGCTTCTGAATATCCAGCAATTAGAAATATTGCTGGAGCAGAACACTGAACAGCGGGAAACCCTACATAAGCTGATGGGACAGGGCTACATTGACCAGATTCTTTATACCCAGGAAAATAATGCCCTTCTCTCCCAGGCTGGCGAATATAGGAACAAAATTGAGCTCCTAAATCGCTCCCAATCACTGGATGCCACAAAGGTATACGAGACGGAGCGCCTGCTACACTTCTGCGAACATGGGGAAATGCAGCTGGAATACAGTGAAGAATTATTTGAACTATTCGTGGATCACATTGAGGTTTACAGCCGCCAGAAAATCGGCTTTGCACTTCATTGTGGTCTTATTTTGAAGGAGATGATTTGA
- a CDS encoding integrase has product MGHTPYGYRIENGKAVIDEAAAFQVRDLYKNYLSGLSLTNAAKEAGLNLLHSGAKRMMLNRHYLGDDFYPAIIDPASFNAVSTELSKRSAQLGRSNHYIAPIIKRPPTAFRLGDITENYENPVRQAEYLYSLIESEVK; this is encoded by the coding sequence ATGGGACACACACCCTACGGTTACCGAATCGAGAATGGCAAGGCAGTGATAGATGAAGCTGCTGCCTTTCAGGTTCGAGACCTTTACAAGAATTATTTAAGCGGTCTATCCCTCACCAATGCTGCAAAGGAAGCCGGGCTCAACCTACTCCATTCTGGTGCCAAGCGCATGATGCTAAACAGGCATTACCTCGGAGATGACTTCTACCCGGCCATCATTGATCCGGCATCCTTCAATGCCGTCAGTACGGAGCTTAGCAAGCGCTCTGCGCAGCTCGGACGGAGCAACCACTATATTGCACCAATCATAAAAAGGCCACCTACCGCCTTTCGACTTGGTGACATTACAGAGAATTATGAAAATCCGGTCAGGCAGGCAGAATACCTATACAGCCTGATAGAAAGTGAGGTCAAATAA
- a CDS encoding DEAD/DEAH box helicase: protein MKVELFPFQKRALVDIRMKTAEAMGSYHRTHAPQVVSFTAPTGAGKTIIMSAMIESILFGDEQYMEQPDAIIVWLSDSPQLNEQSKMKIDSKADKIRLSQCVTVAEDSFDKENFEDGHIYFLNTQKLSVTSKLTKNGDGRTYTIWQTIANTVREKSDRLYFIIDEAHRGMQGREASKATTIMQKFIKGSDEDGIPPMPVVIGMSATTQRFNTLVEGTSSTIHKSIVTADEVRASGLLKDRIIITYPEEGTVNNDMAILQAAADDWKEKWEHWTQYCFEQHYAYVNPILIIQVLNGTGDALTDTNLDDCIAKIEERTGFKLESGQVVHTFGGTTATLTANGLDVCYEEPSNIAEDRNIRVVFFKENLSTGWDCPRAETMMSFKHANDATYIAQLLGRMVRTPMQMHIQVDDVLNDVHLYLPYFNENTVKDVVEALQSTEGGDIPTDIYGESLSGKKFETLTVRPKKKKEEQQMPGQLTLFEVFSGQSADKQQSAGPIESASDMIPIQMPQATDRQAQQAETAEQSQIQSSTNTKASVQSAPVTPQSSGLETSSETGTVESYQAKQAETPEEEDLFDREEVMKFINDAGLLSYNVKALRINNYLKSLYRMAHLLTMSRLHREAIREVQDEIVEMIHSYVEGLKADGKYDDLVQQVKQFKLATQIFDAFGETVDNYSVHDLFTTTDTDIERQFQIADVKLGREGIGMAYGNKYMDLPDLTSFKVDVILFVADEECMNRLHSYAEARFHGLNDDYRRYIATIDSEKIRKEYDSIVSDGDPVSKHNFRLPETIQVPHELGGKEYRDHLFVSDITGVATMKLNTWEAGVIEEEEKRGDFVCWIRNPSRGSWGLCIPYEINGEIKPTYPDFIVVRKDSVQGYVVDILEPHNPDFKDNLGKAKGFAEYAKQNPGVGKIQLIRMSKDAAGNPKFKRLDMSKTAIRDKVIHAINTDELDHIFDTDGVIE from the coding sequence ATGAAAGTAGAATTATTCCCATTTCAGAAAAGAGCGCTTGTTGATATCCGCATGAAGACGGCGGAGGCAATGGGCAGTTATCATAGAACACATGCGCCACAGGTGGTTTCTTTCACTGCACCGACCGGAGCTGGAAAGACCATCATCATGTCTGCGATGATTGAGTCTATTCTTTTCGGCGATGAACAATATATGGAGCAGCCGGATGCAATCATCGTTTGGCTTTCAGACTCTCCACAGTTGAATGAGCAGTCTAAGATGAAGATAGATTCTAAGGCTGATAAAATCCGTCTTTCACAGTGTGTAACGGTGGCAGAGGACTCTTTTGACAAAGAGAACTTCGAGGACGGACATATTTATTTCTTAAATACGCAAAAGCTCTCTGTTACATCGAAGCTAACGAAAAATGGAGATGGCAGGACTTATACAATTTGGCAGACGATTGCAAATACTGTTCGGGAGAAGAGCGACAGGCTGTACTTTATTATCGATGAAGCGCACAGAGGTATGCAGGGACGTGAGGCCAGTAAGGCCACCACGATCATGCAGAAGTTCATTAAGGGTAGTGATGAGGACGGAATTCCGCCCATGCCTGTTGTCATAGGCATGTCTGCTACTACACAGAGGTTCAATACACTGGTCGAAGGCACATCCTCTACAATTCACAAGTCTATCGTGACGGCGGATGAGGTGCGAGCTTCTGGGCTTTTGAAGGATAGAATCATTATCACCTATCCGGAGGAAGGCACAGTCAATAATGATATGGCCATTTTGCAAGCTGCTGCAGATGATTGGAAAGAAAAGTGGGAGCATTGGACGCAGTATTGCTTTGAACAGCATTACGCCTATGTGAATCCAATCCTAATCATTCAGGTTTTAAATGGAACCGGTGATGCTTTGACGGATACCAATCTGGACGACTGTATTGCAAAGATCGAGGAACGTACCGGCTTTAAGCTGGAAAGTGGACAGGTAGTTCATACCTTCGGTGGCACGACGGCCACATTAACTGCTAATGGACTCGATGTGTGTTATGAGGAACCATCCAATATTGCTGAGGATAGAAATATCCGCGTGGTATTCTTCAAAGAGAATCTTTCTACTGGATGGGATTGCCCGCGAGCAGAGACCATGATGTCCTTTAAACACGCTAATGATGCTACATACATTGCGCAGCTTCTCGGCCGAATGGTAAGAACGCCGATGCAGATGCATATTCAGGTGGATGATGTTTTGAACGACGTGCATCTCTATTTGCCGTACTTCAATGAGAATACTGTCAAAGACGTTGTGGAAGCCTTGCAGAGCACAGAAGGTGGAGACATTCCGACCGATATTTATGGTGAGTCTTTGTCCGGAAAGAAATTTGAAACGCTGACTGTTAGACCAAAGAAGAAAAAGGAAGAGCAGCAGATGCCGGGACAGCTGACTCTATTTGAGGTGTTCTCTGGGCAGAGCGCAGACAAACAGCAGTCGGCTGGACCAATAGAGTCAGCTAGCGATATGATTCCGATACAAATGCCTCAAGCCACTGATAGACAAGCGCAGCAAGCAGAAACGGCGGAACAGAGCCAGATTCAGTCGAGCACAAATACAAAAGCTTCTGTTCAGTCTGCACCAGTCACACCACAGTCTTCTGGTTTGGAAACGTCATCCGAAACTGGCACTGTGGAAAGTTATCAGGCAAAACAGGCAGAAACGCCTGAAGAGGAAGATCTGTTTGACCGTGAAGAAGTTATGAAATTTATTAATGATGCTGGTCTGCTTTCTTATAATGTTAAAGCACTTCGGATCAATAACTACCTGAAATCTTTGTACAGGATGGCCCACCTTCTTACAATGTCCAGATTGCATCGTGAGGCGATCCGGGAGGTTCAGGATGAGATTGTTGAGATGATCCACAGCTATGTGGAAGGCCTCAAGGCAGATGGAAAATATGATGATCTTGTTCAGCAGGTCAAGCAGTTCAAGTTGGCAACTCAGATTTTCGATGCTTTTGGAGAAACCGTGGATAATTATTCAGTGCATGATTTGTTCACAACGACAGATACTGATATTGAACGGCAATTCCAGATTGCCGACGTTAAGCTGGGTCGAGAAGGTATCGGTATGGCCTATGGAAACAAGTACATGGATTTGCCTGATCTGACATCATTTAAAGTCGATGTTATCCTTTTCGTAGCAGATGAAGAGTGTATGAATCGATTGCATTCCTATGCGGAGGCACGCTTTCATGGACTGAATGACGATTATCGTAGATATATTGCAACTATAGACTCAGAGAAAATCCGTAAAGAGTATGACAGCATTGTTTCTGATGGCGATCCAGTGAGTAAGCACAATTTCCGTTTGCCGGAGACAATTCAGGTACCACATGAATTGGGAGGAAAAGAATACAGGGATCATCTCTTCGTCAGTGATATAACCGGTGTTGCAACTATGAAGTTGAATACATGGGAAGCCGGGGTTATTGAAGAGGAAGAAAAACGAGGGGATTTTGTATGCTGGATTCGTAATCCTTCTAGAGGATCGTGGGGGCTTTGTATCCCTTATGAAATTAATGGTGAAATAAAGCCGACTTATCCAGATTTTATAGTAGTAAGAAAAGACAGTGTACAAGGTTATGTTGTTGATATTCTTGAACCACACAATCCTGATTTCAAGGATAATCTTGGAAAAGCAAAGGGATTTGCAGAGTATGCAAAGCAGAATCCGGGGGTGGGAAAAATTCAGCTTATTCGTATGAGCAAAGATGCTGCTGGAAACCCAAAGTTCAAGAGATTAGATATGTCTAAGACGGCCATCCGCGATAAAGTTATTCATGCAATAAATACGGATGAACTTGACCATATCTTTGACACCGATGGAGTTATTGAGTAA
- a CDS encoding IS3 family transposase: MEEVHQFPVKHRVSVSGILKYLGVSRSGYASWKKRVPSDTEKRREAMKQKIQRIYDKSHQNYGAPKITVQLHKDGESISERTVGTYMHQMGIKAQWIKPYTRTTIDSDFSTKLKNILQQQFNPAEPNAVWVSDITYIVTVIGFVYLTSIMDLFSRKIIAWVLSTTLEAQHVVDCVNLAKQKRHVDKPLVFHNDRGSQYVSDAFKDATASFINSYSPKGYPWDNACIESFHALIKREWINRFVILDYQHAYRLVFEYIETFYNTVRLHSHCDYCSPGQYEEQYLEKLEESLKLVS, from the coding sequence GTGGAGGAAGTTCATCAATTTCCGGTGAAACACCGGGTCTCTGTCAGCGGGATACTGAAATATCTGGGTGTTTCACGATCCGGTTATGCTTCCTGGAAGAAGCGTGTCCCTTCCGACACAGAGAAGCGTCGAGAAGCGATGAAACAAAAAATCCAGAGAATATATGATAAATCCCATCAAAACTACGGGGCACCCAAAATCACGGTGCAGCTTCATAAAGATGGTGAATCCATTTCCGAGCGGACTGTGGGCACCTACATGCATCAGATGGGTATCAAGGCTCAATGGATAAAACCATATACCCGGACAACCATAGATTCTGACTTCAGTACAAAATTAAAAAATATACTGCAGCAGCAATTTAATCCGGCAGAGCCAAATGCTGTATGGGTTTCCGATATCACTTATATTGTTACTGTGATTGGTTTTGTGTACCTGACTAGTATTATGGATCTGTTTTCACGGAAAATCATCGCCTGGGTCCTCAGCACGACCCTGGAAGCGCAGCATGTTGTCGACTGTGTCAATCTGGCAAAGCAAAAGCGTCATGTTGACAAACCGCTTGTATTTCACAATGATCGCGGATCACAGTATGTTTCGGATGCTTTCAAAGATGCAACTGCAAGCTTTATTAATAGTTATTCCCCAAAGGGATATCCTTGGGATAACGCATGCATCGAATCGTTCCATGCACTCATTAAGAGAGAATGGATCAATCGATTTGTGATACTTGATTATCAACATGCTTATCGTCTTGTATTTGAGTATATTGAAACTTTCTATAATACAGTGAGGCTCCATAGTCATTGTGATTACTGCTCACCGGGTCAGTATGAGGAGCAATACCTGGAGAAACTGGAGGAGTCTCTCAAGCTCGTAAGCTGA
- the mutT gene encoding 8-oxo-dGTP diphosphatase MutT, with protein sequence MKTIRVVAAVIRSEDKIFATARGYGEFKGQWEFPGGKIEPEETPQEALVREIQEELDVKVEVGDLIDTIEYDYPSFHLSMDCFWCNVTEGEIKLKEAEDARWLSKDELYSVDWLPADMGLIEKLGGVFG encoded by the coding sequence ATGAAGACGATTAGAGTTGTCGCTGCAGTGATTCGTAGCGAAGATAAGATTTTTGCCACAGCAAGAGGATATGGTGAATTTAAGGGCCAATGGGAGTTTCCTGGAGGAAAGATCGAACCTGAGGAAACACCACAAGAAGCCTTAGTAAGGGAAATTCAAGAGGAGCTTGATGTAAAAGTCGAAGTTGGCGATTTGATAGACACTATTGAATATGATTACCCATCATTTCATTTAAGTATGGATTGTTTCTGGTGTAATGTTACTGAGGGTGAAATAAAACTCAAAGAAGCAGAGGACGCGCGCTGGCTTAGTAAAGATGAATTATACAGCGTTGACTGGTTGCCAGCCGATATGGGGCTGATTGAAAAATTGGGAGGTGTTTTTGGTTGA
- a CDS encoding N-acetylmuramoyl-L-alanine amidase gives MAYTTSSLVSYTNLSPNHSGQRTHSIDRITPHCVVGQLSAESICGCFTGPSRQASCNYGIGTDGRISLCVEEKNRSWCSSSNANDQRAITIECASDMSEPYAMNDKVYASLISLCTDICKRNGKKKLLWFGDKNKALNYTPKSDEMVITVHRWFANKSCPGNWLYARLGDLAAKVTANLDGNTSPATDHLYRVQVGAYKSKANADNMMAKLKAAGFDAFITTESGASVSTLKSIDEIAREVIRGDWGNGADRRNRLISAGYDYAAVQAKVNELLG, from the coding sequence ATGGCTTATACAACCAGCTCCCTGGTATCCTATACCAATCTCAGTCCGAATCATTCCGGACAGAGAACCCATTCCATCGACCGCATCACGCCACACTGCGTGGTCGGTCAGTTATCAGCTGAGAGCATCTGCGGATGCTTTACCGGCCCTTCTCGTCAGGCTTCCTGCAACTATGGCATCGGCACTGACGGACGCATCTCCTTATGTGTTGAAGAGAAAAACCGCAGCTGGTGCTCCTCTTCTAATGCCAATGACCAAAGAGCCATCACCATCGAATGTGCCTCTGACATGTCGGAGCCTTATGCGATGAATGATAAAGTCTACGCTTCCCTTATCTCGCTCTGCACCGACATCTGCAAGCGTAATGGCAAGAAGAAGCTTTTATGGTTTGGGGATAAGAACAAGGCCCTGAATTATACACCAAAGTCCGATGAGATGGTGATCACTGTCCACAGATGGTTTGCCAACAAATCCTGCCCCGGCAACTGGCTCTATGCCCGTCTCGGTGATCTGGCCGCAAAGGTTACTGCAAATCTTGATGGAAATACTTCTCCTGCCACAGATCATCTTTATCGTGTACAGGTTGGAGCTTATAAGAGCAAGGCCAATGCTGACAACATGATGGCAAAGCTCAAGGCTGCCGGTTTTGATGCTTTCATCACAACAGAATCAGGTGCCTCTGTTTCAACGCTCAAATCCATTGATGAAATCGCACGTGAAGTCATCCGTGGCGACTGGGGCAATGGCGCTGACAGAAGAAACCGCCTTATCTCTGCCGGATATGATTATGCGGCTGTGCAGGCAAAAGTAAATGAATTACTGGGATAA
- a CDS encoding HNH endonuclease, protein MFNPGLKIGQIIKNADIVEIFKCGNMGGMRRSRTTNTLVIVSDYTKGLYHDKWIGGVLHYTGMGKSGDQDIHWAQNATLAESDYNGVDVHLFEVIDAGEYIYCGRIELVSKPYTDVQPGEDGNNRKVWMFPIRPVPDNDVKKPQMFVFKDMDDYENRGKNVDAEYTKMMAVAKKIGTKKPVFVALIVPKPEPKPQIEIPADIVGRQVKHKAFGLGKITAIEGTTIVVQFDKIGLKKMGYEFCMEKKLLEFI, encoded by the coding sequence ATGTTTAATCCTGGACTAAAAATAGGACAAATTATAAAGAACGCAGATATTGTTGAAATATTCAAATGCGGAAATATGGGAGGTATGCGCCGGTCAAGAACAACGAATACACTTGTTATCGTATCGGATTATACAAAAGGTCTTTATCATGATAAGTGGATCGGCGGAGTTTTACATTATACGGGCATGGGCAAATCAGGCGATCAGGACATTCATTGGGCGCAGAATGCCACATTAGCTGAGTCTGATTATAATGGAGTTGATGTTCATCTGTTTGAAGTTATAGATGCTGGAGAATATATCTACTGCGGAAGAATAGAACTTGTGAGCAAGCCATACACAGATGTGCAGCCCGGTGAAGATGGTAATAATCGAAAAGTATGGATGTTCCCAATAAGGCCTGTACCAGATAATGATGTAAAGAAGCCGCAAATGTTCGTGTTTAAGGATATGGATGACTACGAAAATCGTGGTAAGAATGTTGATGCTGAGTATACAAAAATGATGGCTGTTGCCAAAAAAATAGGAACAAAGAAGCCTGTATTTGTTGCACTGATTGTTCCGAAACCAGAGCCAAAACCACAGATAGAAATACCAGCCGATATTGTCGGAAGACAGGTGAAACATAAAGCATTTGGCCTTGGCAAGATTACAGCGATTGAAGGAACTACGATAGTCGTTCAGTTTGATAAGATTGGATTAAAAAAGATGGGGTATGAATTCTGCATGGAAAAGAAGTTGCTGGAGTTTATATAA
- a CDS encoding recombinase family protein, with protein MGNVMVIPAKRQVGNTARQQDAKPKLRVAAYCRVSTDSDEQATSYDAQVEHYTEFIQKNPEWEFAGIYADDGISGTNTKKREDFNRMIDDCEAGNIDMIITKSISRFARNTLDCLKYIRQLKDKNIPVFFEKEAINTMDAKGEVLITIMASLAQQESQSLSQNVKLGLQFRYQNGQVQVNHNHFLGYTKDADGNLIIDPEQAEVVKRIYREYLEGYSMDRIAKGLEADGILTGAGKTKWWTSTINKILRNEKYIGDALLQKTYTTDFLNKTRVKNNGIVPQYYVEGNHEAIIPKDIFLRVQEELVRRRVVKTSANGKKRSYSCNHCFAQIVICGECGEMFRRIHWNNRGCKSIVWRCISRLEPTGQECHARTVNETVLENVVVQAINTLLGDKSTYQAQLQQNIAKVIRSAQQNTADGIDERLQELQKELLKKANSKEAYDEIADQIFKLREQREKCTVDTAARDTQIARINELQDFIKQQPAHLETFDEALVKRWLERIIVWEDHFTVELKSGLKIEIEG; from the coding sequence ATGGGAAATGTTATGGTCATCCCTGCAAAACGGCAGGTCGGAAACACTGCCCGGCAGCAGGATGCAAAGCCAAAGCTTAGAGTCGCAGCGTACTGCAGAGTCAGTACTGACAGCGATGAGCAGGCTACAAGCTACGATGCTCAGGTCGAGCATTATACAGAATTTATACAGAAAAACCCCGAATGGGAATTTGCCGGTATCTACGCCGATGATGGTATTTCCGGCACCAACACCAAAAAGCGTGAGGACTTTAACCGTATGATTGACGACTGCGAGGCCGGAAACATCGACATGATTATCACCAAGTCCATCAGCCGATTTGCCAGAAACACGCTGGATTGCCTGAAATACATCCGCCAGCTGAAGGATAAGAACATTCCCGTCTTCTTCGAAAAGGAAGCCATCAACACAATGGATGCCAAGGGTGAGGTCCTAATTACGATTATGGCTTCCCTGGCTCAGCAGGAATCACAATCACTCAGCCAGAATGTAAAGCTGGGACTCCAGTTTCGCTACCAAAATGGCCAGGTACAGGTAAATCACAATCACTTCCTCGGCTACACCAAGGATGCAGATGGAAATCTCATCATCGATCCGGAGCAGGCAGAGGTGGTAAAACGCATCTACCGTGAATACCTAGAGGGCTACTCGATGGACCGGATTGCAAAAGGTCTGGAAGCAGACGGCATTCTCACCGGTGCAGGCAAAACAAAATGGTGGACCAGCACCATCAATAAAATCCTCCGAAATGAGAAATACATCGGCGATGCCCTGCTTCAGAAAACTTATACCACAGACTTCCTGAATAAAACCAGAGTCAAGAACAACGGCATTGTTCCGCAATACTATGTGGAAGGCAACCACGAAGCAATTATTCCGAAGGATATTTTCTTACGGGTGCAGGAAGAGCTGGTGCGCAGGCGAGTGGTCAAGACAAGCGCCAATGGCAAAAAGCGCTCCTACAGCTGCAACCACTGCTTTGCGCAGATTGTCATTTGCGGCGAATGCGGTGAAATGTTCCGCAGAATCCACTGGAACAATCGCGGCTGCAAATCCATCGTCTGGCGTTGCATCAGTAGACTGGAGCCGACCGGGCAGGAATGCCACGCAAGAACTGTCAATGAAACGGTATTAGAGAATGTGGTAGTTCAGGCCATCAACACGCTCCTTGGCGATAAGTCCACCTACCAGGCGCAGCTCCAGCAGAACATTGCAAAGGTGATCCGTAGTGCTCAGCAAAATACCGCTGATGGCATTGACGAAAGACTGCAGGAGCTTCAAAAAGAGCTTCTCAAAAAAGCCAATAGCAAAGAAGCATACGATGAGATTGCCGACCAAATTTTCAAACTTCGAGAGCAGCGCGAAAAGTGCACGGTTGACACTGCCGCCAGAGACACACAGATTGCCCGCATCAATGAACTGCAAGATTTCATCAAGCAGCAGCCTGCACACCTGGAAACCTTCGACGAGGCTCTGGTAAAGCGCTGGCTTGAGCGAATCATCGTCTGGGAGGACCACTTCACCGTGGAGCTAAAATCCGGATTGAAAATTGAAATTGAAGGATAA